The window TGGCCCCGCGGTGGGCCGCGGCCTGCCCGTTCCGGCGCGCCCAGGGGAGCGTGACGCCCCACTGCCCGCTCTCCTGGGCGGGCAGGAGGCGGGCGAGGAGCTCCTCGAGGTCGCTCTGGCTCAGGTTCCGGACCAGCTTGCCACCGTCGGCCAGGGTGACGGAGCCGGTCTCCTCGGAGACCACCACCGCCAGCGCGTCGGAGTGCTCGGTGATGCCCAGCGCCGCCCGGTGGCGGCTCCCCAGCTCGACGGAGAGCTCGCGCGCCTCGGTCAGCGGCAGGAAGCAGGCGGCCGCCACCACCCGCGCCCCGCGGATCAGGACCGCCCCGTCGTGGAGCGGCGTGTTGGGGATGAAGGTGTTGACCAGAAACTCGGCGCTGACGCGGCCGTCGATGCGGATGCCGCTCTCGGCCACGTCCTCCAGGCCCGCCTGCCGCTCGATGACGATCAGGGCGCCGATCTTCTGGCGCGACAGGATGGCCACCGCCCGCCCCACCTCGTGGATCATGTGGTGGACGTCCTCCTCGGGGGCGGCGGGGACCGCCAGC is drawn from Bacillota bacterium and contains these coding sequences:
- the cdaA gene encoding diadenylate cyclase CdaA, which codes for MPISVDLLGLLGNTPWDWLRNLLDVLIVTFIIYRLILLIRGTRALLLVQGLLVLFLAGVVSRWLDLRATAWLLNQALLPILVALPIVFQPELRRALEEVGSPRVLAVPAAPEEDVHHMIHEVGRAVAILSRQKIGALIVIERQAGLEDVAESGIRIDGRVSAEFLVNTFIPNTPLHDGAVLIRGARVVAAACFLPLTEARELSVELGSRHRAALGITEHSDALAVVVSEETGSVTLADGGKLVRNLSQSDLEELLARLLPAQESGQWGVTLPWARRNGQAAAHRGARDAAPSRKGGERP